The Clostridiaceae bacterium HFYG-1003 genome includes a window with the following:
- a CDS encoding aldo/keto reductase translates to MITSKIESLGVEPSKLGYGCMRFPTLEDRSINEEEAQKLLDTAIAGGVTYIDTAWPYHEERSEEFVGRALQKHDRDSYYLATKLPVWKVEKREDVRYYLEEQLRRLRTDHIDFYLLHALSKERWQSVLQHQMIEELEALKAEGKIRFLGFSFHDEFDVFEEIIRHHAWDFCQIQFNYVDTEIQAGLRGLELAESLGIPVIVMEPVKGGSLAKLPAAMEAFFRTLRPKDSVASWAFRFVGSHPNVKIILSGMTTMEQLEDNLNTFRTFQPLDEAEKAAIVNVTREYKARLNNQCTACGYCMPCPFGLKIPANFRIWNTGAVYEDFEGAKARYFELSEEERASHCQACGACEPQCPQGIEIIEDMKKVAALFEGTPQ, encoded by the coding sequence ATGATCACAAGCAAGATTGAATCACTCGGCGTGGAGCCTTCCAAGCTGGGGTATGGCTGCATGCGGTTTCCGACCCTGGAGGACCGTTCCATCAATGAAGAAGAGGCACAGAAGCTCCTCGACACCGCGATCGCCGGTGGCGTAACCTATATTGATACGGCCTGGCCCTACCATGAGGAGCGCAGCGAAGAATTTGTCGGTCGTGCCCTGCAAAAGCATGATCGGGATTCCTATTATCTGGCGACCAAACTGCCGGTCTGGAAGGTCGAAAAGAGAGAGGACGTGCGCTATTATCTGGAAGAACAGCTGCGCCGTCTTCGGACCGATCACATTGATTTCTACCTGCTTCACGCTCTGAGTAAGGAACGCTGGCAAAGTGTTCTGCAGCATCAGATGATTGAGGAGCTGGAAGCGCTGAAGGCGGAGGGCAAGATCCGGTTTCTGGGCTTTTCCTTCCATGATGAATTCGATGTCTTTGAAGAGATTATCCGTCACCACGCCTGGGATTTCTGCCAGATCCAGTTCAATTATGTCGATACTGAAATTCAGGCCGGACTGCGCGGTCTGGAGCTGGCGGAGTCCTTAGGAATTCCTGTGATCGTCATGGAACCCGTCAAAGGCGGATCCCTGGCGAAGCTGCCAGCGGCCATGGAAGCTTTTTTCCGGACGCTGCGGCCCAAAGATTCCGTGGCATCCTGGGCGTTCCGCTTTGTCGGCTCCCATCCCAATGTCAAGATCATCCTGTCGGGCATGACCACCATGGAACAGCTGGAGGACAACCTCAATACCTTCCGGACGTTCCAGCCCCTGGATGAAGCCGAAAAAGCAGCGATCGTGAATGTGACTCGTGAATACAAGGCCCGGCTCAACAACCAGTGCACTGCCTGCGGCTACTGCATGCCGTGTCCTTTCGGGCTCAAGATCCCGGCCAATTTCCGCATCTGGAATACCGGCGCGGTCTACGAAGATTTTGAAGGAGCCAAAGCCAGGTATTTCGAACTGTCGGAAGAGGAGCGGGCCTCCCACTGCCAGGCCTGCGGAGCCTGTGAACCACAGTGTCCCCAGGGGATTGAGATTATTGAAGACATGAAGAAAGTGGCAGCTCTGTTTGAGGGAACCCCGCAATAG
- a CDS encoding GNAT family N-acetyltransferase, with translation MRIEQGEVVIRSATVDDAAQLNSWWNDGIVMAHAGFPNGLGESLDDTICNIRQWEGKLSQLCLIEIQGKPAGELSYRVKDDGTVWPGWKICVSDYQNQGYGTKIILMLFDFLFSDKTINSRFPIEKIIWDTDFENKRAQTVYENKIKARKIGIRENAWKDQSGTWRSAVDYEISRDDFIALHRERV, from the coding sequence ATGAGAATAGAACAAGGTGAGGTTGTAATCCGCAGTGCAACTGTCGATGATGCCGCTCAGTTAAATAGCTGGTGGAATGATGGAATAGTAATGGCACATGCAGGTTTTCCCAATGGATTGGGAGAATCCCTGGATGATACCATCTGCAATATTCGGCAATGGGAAGGCAAATTGAGCCAGCTCTGCCTGATTGAGATTCAGGGAAAACCGGCAGGGGAGCTGAGCTACCGCGTGAAGGATGACGGAACCGTCTGGCCCGGGTGGAAAATCTGTGTCTCTGACTATCAAAATCAAGGTTATGGAACAAAAATTATTTTAATGCTTTTCGATTTTCTATTCAGCGATAAAACGATCAATTCCAGGTTCCCGATCGAAAAAATAATATGGGATACGGATTTTGAGAATAAACGGGCTCAAACTGTCTATGAGAATAAAATTAAAGCCAGAAAGATTGGGATCCGGGAGAATGCATGGAAAGATCAGTCAGGAACCTGGCGAAGTGCGGTTGACTATGAAATTTCGAGGGACGATTTCATCGCCTTGCATCGGGAGAGAGTCTGA
- a CDS encoding DUF1893 domain-containing protein: MELTYREERHKFLEQHLSLLDERNKTCILMNHGTIIYESDALGVKPLRELRRMSFTRKEGDQLTLIDRVIGKGALMLAQLLGIDAIYTPLTSENAIAYNRLSRIPLFYMERVPMIENRTRTEMCPIERSVLHTTDPVEGERCIEDAIAILMKNA, translated from the coding sequence ATGGAACTGACATACCGGGAAGAGAGACACAAATTTCTTGAACAACATCTGAGCCTGCTGGACGAGCGAAACAAAACCTGTATTCTGATGAATCACGGAACCATCATTTATGAATCCGATGCCCTGGGCGTTAAGCCGCTGCGCGAACTGCGCCGGATGAGCTTCACCCGCAAGGAAGGCGATCAGCTTACCCTCATTGATCGGGTCATTGGCAAAGGTGCGCTGATGCTGGCCCAGCTGTTGGGCATCGACGCCATCTATACGCCCCTGACCAGCGAAAATGCCATCGCCTATAATCGCCTTAGCCGCATCCCCCTGTTCTATATGGAGCGGGTGCCCATGATTGAAAACCGAACCCGAACGGAAATGTGCCCCATTGAACGTTCTGTCCTTCATACCACCGACCCGGTGGAAGGCGAGCGCTGCATCGAGGATGCCATCGCGATCCTCATGAAGAATGCATAA
- a CDS encoding helix-turn-helix transcriptional regulator: MNEFHMCPKYEKLATFLGKRWTGLILRVLLEGECRFSEVLENVNGLSSRLLTERLKEMEQLGLVIREVRNEYPIKVEYRLTEKGKALEPVIHEMQTYAEKWI, from the coding sequence ATGAACGAATTTCATATGTGTCCAAAATACGAAAAGCTGGCGACATTCCTTGGAAAACGCTGGACCGGACTGATCCTTCGGGTTCTCCTGGAGGGAGAATGCCGCTTCAGTGAGGTCCTCGAGAATGTCAATGGACTCTCATCCCGCCTCCTGACCGAACGTCTCAAGGAAATGGAACAATTAGGTCTGGTCATCCGGGAAGTCCGGAACGAATACCCCATAAAAGTCGAATACCGGCTCACGGAGAAAGGCAAGGCCCTGGAACCCGTGATCCACGAAATGCAAACCTATGCTGAAAAATGGATCTAG